The sequence below is a genomic window from Candidatus Krumholzibacteriia bacterium.
GAGCTGGGGCGTGTCGCGCGCGCGCTGAATCGCTTCCTCGACAAGATCCGCGAGTCGATCCGGGTGATCGCGAACTCGGCGGACTCGCTGTCGAGCACCGGCGAACGCCTGGGTGCGGTGAGCGACTCCATGGTGCAGTCGGTCGATTCGACCACGAACGAAGCCGGAACCGTGGCCGGCGCGGCCGAGCAGGTGTCGGCGAGCACCGACAACGTGGCCTCGGCCGCCGAGGAGATGCAGGCCACGATCCGCGAGATCGCCGAGAACGCCACGCGGGCGGCCGACGCATCGAGCGGTGCCGTCGACTCGGTGCGCAACGCCACCGCCATCATGAGCCGGCTGAGCGACAGCAGCGGCCAGATCGGCAGCGTGCTCGGTCTGATCGAGGAGATCGCCGAGCAGACGAATCTGCTGGCCCTGAACGCGACCATCGAGGCCGCACGCGCCGGGGAGGCCGGACGCGGCTTCGCCGTGGTGGCGAACGAGGTCAAGGAACTCGCCGAGCAGACGGCCCGCGCCACCGAGGACATCCGGACCAAGGTCGGATCGATGCAGTCCGACACCGAGGCCGCCGTGGGCGCCCTCGACGGCTACACGGCGGTGATCGAGGAGATCGATCAGGTCTCGCAGTCGATCGCCGGTGCCATCGAGGAGCAGGCCGCCACGACCCAGGAGATCGGCAAGAGCGTGCACGAGACGGCTCAGGGAAGCCGCAACATCTCCGAGAGCATCCAGTGCGTGGCACGACTGGCCGACGACAGTGGCGGGCACATCCGTCAGGCCGCGCAGCTCGGCGAGCAGCTGGCCGGAGTGACGAAGGAACTGCAGCGGCTGATGACGCAGTTCAAGTACTGATCCGGACTGCGAACGGACGTCCTCACATCTGCGTAGCGACGCAGCGCTGGTCTGCGGGCGGGGCACCTCCTATCCTGCACCCGTCCGCGCGAGAACCGACCGCGGCCCGTCGGAGTCGGGCCGCGGTCGCGCCCGCCTCTCCCCAGCGCGAGGACCCATGTTCGATCCCAGCCGACCGCTCACCGACGAATTCGAACCTGCCGACATCGGGCTCTGGCGCGAGAAGGCCACGGCCGACCTGAAGGGCAGACCCCTCGAGAAGCTCACCGGCCACACCGACGACGGTCTCGAGATCCGCCCGCTGTACACGCGCGACGAACAGGTCGCGCCCACGATGATCGGTCTGCCCGGTGCGCCACCCTTCCGGCGCGGGACCCGGCCGCTCGGACGCAGCCTGGAGGGCCCCGACGTCCGCAGCGTGGTCGAGAACGCCGATCCCGAGCGAGCGAAGGAGCAGTTGCGCGAGGACCTCCATCGCGGAGCCACCTCGGTGCTGCTGCGGATCGCCACCCGGACGGCGCACGGATGGACCCCCGGTGTGCGGCTGGCCTCGGCGGCGCAGCTGAAGGGTCTGTTGGACGGCGTCGATCCGATCGCCGCGCCGGTCCATCTCGACGCCGGAGGTGCGGGCATCGAGTTCGCCCAGGCCTGGGTCGAATTGCTCGAGGAGCGCGGATTGCACCCGGCGGCCGTACGCGGCGGCCTGGGGATCGATCCGATCGGGACCCTTGCCCGCGAGGGAGAGGTCCCGGCATCGGTCGAAGCGGTCCTGAGCCGGGGCGCGGCCCTGACCCACGACGTCGAGGCCATGCCGAACCTCCGTGTGTTCTCGGTCGATCCCGATTTCGTGCACCACGCGGGCGCGACCACCGCGCAGACCCTCGCCGTGGCGCTGGCCACCGGTGCCGCGTACCTGCGGGCACTCGATGCCGCGGGTGTCGATCCCGACCACGGCACCGGCCGCATCGCCTTCGCCTGGCGCGCCGACACGCATTTCTTCGAACAGATCGCGGCGCTGCGTGCCCTGCGCATCACGTGGAACCGGATCGCCGAGGCCAGCGGCTCCTCGGGACGTTCCATGCACGTGCACGTGCTCACCTCCGAACGTGTCGTGTCGCGCCGCGACCCCTGGGTGAACGTCCTGCGCGGGACGGCCACCACCTTCGCCGGAATGATCGGCGGGGCCGACGCGGTGAGTTGCGCCTCCTTCGATCGCGCCCTCGGACAGTCGGCGCCCATGGGGCGCCGCATCGCGCGGAACACGCCGATCATCCTGGGCGAGGAATCGCATCTGCACCGCGTGGTCGATCCGGCCGGCGGCTCGTGGTTCCTCGAGAATCTCACCGCGGAACTCGCGCTGAAGGCCTGGGACGAGTTCCAGGAGATCGAGCGCGAAGGCGGGGTGATCGAGGCCCTGCGCAGCGGATGGTTGCGCGAGCGCGTCGACGCGGCGTGGGAGCGCAAGCGCGCGAAGATCGCCACGCGGCGTGAAGCCCTGACCGGTGTGAGCGAGTTCGCACAGCTCGACGAGCGTCGTCCCGACGTCGAACCCTTCCCGGATCCGGGCGAAGGCGTGCAGGCCGAGTCCGAGCGCCTGCAGCCGTGGCCGGTGCGTCGGCTGGGTGACGACTTCGAGGAGCTACGCGACGCCAGCGACGCCGCCAACGCCGAAGGCCGCGAACCCCGCGCCTTCCTCGTGACGCTCGGTCCGCTGGCCGAGCACAACCTGCGCGCGAACTGGATCCGCAACGTCCTCGCGGCCGGGGGCATCGCCAGCCGCGATGCCGGAGACCTCGAGGACGCCGACGCGGCCGCGAAGGCCTTCGCCGAGTCCGGGCTCGACTTCGCGGTGATCTGCGGGACCGACGCACGCTACGCCGAACAGGCCGCCGACGTGGCGCGGGCCCTGCGCCGCGAGGGCGTTCCCCTGGTCTGGCTCGCCGGCCGTCCCGGAGACCACGAAGACGCGTGGAGGAGCGCGGGGGTCGACCGCTTCGTCCACATGGGTGTCGACGTGATCGAGGTCCTGCGCGAAGCGCTGGGCCACCTGATCGAATCCACCCGGGAGGAGACCGAGCGATGAGCCGCGTGCCGAACTTCAGCGATCTCCCCCTCCACGTGCCCGGCGACGCGCCCCTCGACCGCGCGCTGTGGCGCAACCGCGTGGAAGCCGCCCACGGAACGCCCCTCGACGAGCTGACCTGGAACACGCCCGAGCGCATCGAGGTGTCACCGCTCTACACCTTCGACGACCTCGACGAGCTCGATCACCTCGACACCGTGCCCGGCGTCCCGCCCTTCCTGCGTGGCCCCTACACGACCATGTACGTGCAGCGGCCGTGGACCGTTCGTCAGTACGCGGGCTTCAGTACGGCCGAGGAGAGCAACGCCTTCTACCGCCGCAATCTCGCGGCCGGTCAGAAGGGCCTGTCGATCGCCTTCGATCTGGCCACCCATCGCGGCTACGACAGCGATCACCCCCGGGTCGAAGGTGACGTCGGCATGGCCGGCGTGGCCATCGATTCGATCCTCGACATGCGGCGCCTGTTCGAAGGGATCCCGCTCGACGAGATGAGCGTGTCGATGACCATGAACGGCGCCGTGCTGCCGATCATGGCGCTGTACATCGTGGCGGCCGAGGAACAGGGCGTGAAGCCCGAGCAGCTGGCCGGGACCATCCAGAACGACATCCTGAAGGAGTTCATGGTCCGCAACACCTACATCTACCCGCCGCTTCCGAGCATGCGGATCATCGCAGACATCTTCCGCTACACGGCCGAGCGCATGCCGCGCTTCAATTCGATCTCGATCAGCGGCTACCACATGCAGGAAGCCGGTGCGACGGCCGACCTCGAGCTGGCCTACACCCTGGCCGACGGGCTCGAGTACCTCCGCACCGGCGTGGATGCCGGCCTCGGCGTCGATGCCTTCGCCCCACGGCTGAGCTTCTTCTGGGCCGTCGGCATGAACTTCTTCATGGAAGTCGCCAAGATGCGCGCGGCCCGCATGCTGTGGGCGCGGCTGGTGAAGGACTTCGACCCGAAGAACCCGAAGTCCATGAGCCTGCGTACGCACAGCCAGACCAGCGGTTGGAGCCTGACCGCCCAGGACGTCTACAACAACGTGGTGCGCACCTGCATCGAGGCCATGGCCGCCACGCAGGGACACACCCAGTCGCTGCACACCAACAGCTTCGACGAGGCGCTCGCCCTGCCGACCGATTTCTCGGCGCGGATCGCGCGCAACACGCAGCTGTTCCTGCAGCAGGAGACCGACACCTGTGCGACCGTCGATCCCTGGGGCGGCAGCACCTACGTCGAGAACCTGACCCGCGATCTCGCGGCCCGGGCCACCGAGCACCTGGAGGAGGTCGAGGAGGCCGGCGGCATGGCGCGGGCGATCGAGCAGGGGCTGCCCAAGCTGCGGATCGAGGAGGCCGCCGCGCGCACGCAGGCCCGCATCGACAGCGGGGTGCAGACGGTGGTGGGCATCAACAAGCACCGCCTCGACGCGGAGGACGCCGTCGAGGTCCTGAAGGTCGACAACTCGGCCGTGCGCGAGCAGCAGGTCGCCCGTCTGCAGGAGCTGCGCCGCGACCGCGACGACGACGCGGTGCGTTCGAAGCTCGACGCGCTGACGAACTGCGCCGAGAGTGGAGAGGGAAATCTGCTCGACCTGGCCGTCGACGCGGCGCGCGACAAAGCCACCGTCGGCGAGATCAGCGAGGCCATGGAGAAGGTCTTCGGCCGCCACCAGGCCGAGATCCGCTCCATCCAGGGGGTGTACAGCGGCGAGATGGACCAGGGAGAGGACCACGCCGACGATCTGGAGCGCGTGCGCGCGGCCGTGAACGACTTCGCCGAGCACGAAGGGCGTCGTCCGCGGATCCTGATCGCCAAGATGGGCCAGGACGGCCACGACCGCGGCCAGAAGGTGGTGGCGACCGCCTTCGCCGACTTCGGCTTCGACGTCGACATCGGTCCGCTCTTCCAGACCCCGGAGGAGAGCGCGCGGCAGGCCGTGGAGAACGACGTGCACGTGGTGGCCGTGAGTTCGCTCGCCGCCGGTCATCTCACCCTGGTGCCGAAGCTGCGCGAGGCCCTGGCCGCTCTCGGCCGCGAGGACATCGTGATCGTGGTGGGTGGTGTCGTGCCGCCGCAGGACTACCAGGCCCTTCTCGATGCCGGCGCGAGCGCTGTGTTCGGGCCGGGGACCGTGATCGGCGACGCGGCCGTCGAGGTGATCGAGGAACTGCGGCGTCGTCTGGGCTATCCCTCGGCGGAGAGTTGAGCTTGAACGACGAGCCGCCGAAGAAACCGCCGCGCTCGGCGCTGTCGACGGACCCGGCTGGCGAGCAGGGTCCGCGCAACCGCAGCGGAGGCCCGCGCCGGCGCGAACTCACGTTGCGTGACTACGTCGACGGGATCCGCGCGGGCGACCGCGCCGTCCTCGGCCGCGCGCTCACGCTGATCGAGAGCAACCGTCCCGAGCACCAGGATCTCGCCCAGCAGATGCTGCGCGAACTGCTCCCCGACACCGGGGCGGCGATCCGGGTCGGCCTGACCGGGGTGCCCGGTGCCGGCAAGAGCACCTTCATCGAGACCCTCGGCACGCGGCTCACGCGCGAAGGCCACCGGGTGGCCGTGCTCGCGGTCGACCCGTCGAGCGGGGTGAGCGGCGGCAGCATCCTCGGCGACAAGACCCGGATGTCGAAGCTCGGCACCGATCCGAACGCCTTCGTGCGTCCGTCGCCGAGCGGCGGCACGCTGGGTGGGGTCGCGCGCAAGACCCGCGAGTCGATGCTCGTGTGCGAGGCCGCCGGCTACGACGTGATCGTGGTCGAGACGGTCGGAGTGGGCCAGAGCGAGACCCAGGTCGCCGAGATGACCGACGTCTTCTGTGCGCTCCTGTTGGCCGGGGCAGGTGACGAACTGCAGGGGATCAAGCGTGGCCTGCTCGAACTCGTCGACGTGATCGCGGTGAACAAGGCCGACGGCCCCGACGAGACCCGGGCGGCGCGGGCGGCGCGTCAGATCGAGGGCGCGCTGCACATCTTCCGGGGCGGCGACGAGGTGCCCGTGCTGACGTGCTCGGCCCTGCAGGACGTTCGCGTGGCCGAGGTGTGGGCGTCGATCCGGCGGCTCCACCACGCGCGCCGCGACAGCGGGGTGATCGACGAACGTCGGAGCGAGCAGGCGGTGCGCTGGATGTGGTCGCTGGTCGACGAGCAGGTCAGCCGGCGTCTGCGTCACGATCCTGCGACCCGGGATCTGGCCGACGAAATGGAGATCGCCGTTCGCGACGGGCGGCTGCCCGCGGTGGAAGCCGCCGTCCGCGTGATCGGTCGCCTGCTCGGCGACTCCTGATCGACAGCTGCGTCAGTTCGCGTGCAGCTGGTGATGGATGCACTCGCGATGTTTCCGCGCCAGCTCCAGGCACTCCGTGTCGTCGAGTTCCACCAGCCAACGGTGGCGGGCGTTCAGCGACAGCTTGCGCAGCTCGCACAGCTCGCAGTCGCCGAGCTCACAGTCGCAGCTCTCGAGCGGACAGCGATTGAGTGCGCCGTACAGCACGTCGCGGGCGAGCGCGACTTCGTAGGTGTCGACCTTCATCTCCGTGCCCCTTCTTCGTCTTCGGACAGCGGTCCGGGCGAGGGCCGCCGAGGCTCATGGCCGTCGAGCACTGTGAGCCTATGCACGATTCGGGGGTCTGCGAATAGAGCGCCGACATCAATCTGTGTAAAAGATCACATTGTCAAAGTGTTCACGGCTCTCCGCCCTCCTTGCACCGCATCCGGACGTCCGGGACGCGCGGTAGGGGCAGGACCGAAGGGGTCTCACCGCTCGCCGTTGTAGATCACCATGTGGTTGTGGCCCCGGTTCCGCGGCGTGAACACGCGGACGAACCTGCCGTCGAGGGCGTCGCGCACCTGATCCTCCGTCAGCAGGTACTCGTGGGAGTGCG
It includes:
- a CDS encoding methylmalonyl-CoA mutase family protein encodes the protein MFDPSRPLTDEFEPADIGLWREKATADLKGRPLEKLTGHTDDGLEIRPLYTRDEQVAPTMIGLPGAPPFRRGTRPLGRSLEGPDVRSVVENADPERAKEQLREDLHRGATSVLLRIATRTAHGWTPGVRLASAAQLKGLLDGVDPIAAPVHLDAGGAGIEFAQAWVELLEERGLHPAAVRGGLGIDPIGTLAREGEVPASVEAVLSRGAALTHDVEAMPNLRVFSVDPDFVHHAGATTAQTLAVALATGAAYLRALDAAGVDPDHGTGRIAFAWRADTHFFEQIAALRALRITWNRIAEASGSSGRSMHVHVLTSERVVSRRDPWVNVLRGTATTFAGMIGGADAVSCASFDRALGQSAPMGRRIARNTPIILGEESHLHRVVDPAGGSWFLENLTAELALKAWDEFQEIEREGGVIEALRSGWLRERVDAAWERKRAKIATRREALTGVSEFAQLDERRPDVEPFPDPGEGVQAESERLQPWPVRRLGDDFEELRDASDAANAEGREPRAFLVTLGPLAEHNLRANWIRNVLAAGGIASRDAGDLEDADAAAKAFAESGLDFAVICGTDARYAEQAADVARALRREGVPLVWLAGRPGDHEDAWRSAGVDRFVHMGVDVIEVLREALGHLIESTREETER
- the scpA gene encoding methylmalonyl-CoA mutase; the protein is MSRVPNFSDLPLHVPGDAPLDRALWRNRVEAAHGTPLDELTWNTPERIEVSPLYTFDDLDELDHLDTVPGVPPFLRGPYTTMYVQRPWTVRQYAGFSTAEESNAFYRRNLAAGQKGLSIAFDLATHRGYDSDHPRVEGDVGMAGVAIDSILDMRRLFEGIPLDEMSVSMTMNGAVLPIMALYIVAAEEQGVKPEQLAGTIQNDILKEFMVRNTYIYPPLPSMRIIADIFRYTAERMPRFNSISISGYHMQEAGATADLELAYTLADGLEYLRTGVDAGLGVDAFAPRLSFFWAVGMNFFMEVAKMRAARMLWARLVKDFDPKNPKSMSLRTHSQTSGWSLTAQDVYNNVVRTCIEAMAATQGHTQSLHTNSFDEALALPTDFSARIARNTQLFLQQETDTCATVDPWGGSTYVENLTRDLAARATEHLEEVEEAGGMARAIEQGLPKLRIEEAAARTQARIDSGVQTVVGINKHRLDAEDAVEVLKVDNSAVREQQVARLQELRRDRDDDAVRSKLDALTNCAESGEGNLLDLAVDAARDKATVGEISEAMEKVFGRHQAEIRSIQGVYSGEMDQGEDHADDLERVRAAVNDFAEHEGRRPRILIAKMGQDGHDRGQKVVATAFADFGFDVDIGPLFQTPEESARQAVENDVHVVAVSSLAAGHLTLVPKLREALAALGREDIVIVVGGVVPPQDYQALLDAGASAVFGPGTVIGDAAVEVIEELRRRLGYPSAES
- the meaB gene encoding methylmalonyl Co-A mutase-associated GTPase MeaB; protein product: MNDEPPKKPPRSALSTDPAGEQGPRNRSGGPRRRELTLRDYVDGIRAGDRAVLGRALTLIESNRPEHQDLAQQMLRELLPDTGAAIRVGLTGVPGAGKSTFIETLGTRLTREGHRVAVLAVDPSSGVSGGSILGDKTRMSKLGTDPNAFVRPSPSGGTLGGVARKTRESMLVCEAAGYDVIVVETVGVGQSETQVAEMTDVFCALLLAGAGDELQGIKRGLLELVDVIAVNKADGPDETRAARAARQIEGALHIFRGGDEVPVLTCSALQDVRVAEVWASIRRLHHARRDSGVIDERRSEQAVRWMWSLVDEQVSRRLRHDPATRDLADEMEIAVRDGRLPAVEAAVRVIGRLLGDS